ATCAGCATTACGGTTCCTTCGGCCATTCTTGGGCTCTCAGGAAGTAGTGTCTGGGCTACCACGCTACTGCCTTTGGATATCCAATGGCGAGGTGGACTATGCAAGAGAGATACCTCCCATCGCAGAGCGGCTTAACAAAGTTTCCGCCGCACGCGCGAAGCAGACGACGGACAAGGGCGCACAGAAGCTTGCCCGCACTCCACACAAGTTTCGAGAGGAGTTCGTCGCCACATGTCAAGTAGTCGTTATGCCGGCCATCTCCTCAGAAAACCGGCCATACCTGCCCGTCGCTCTTGTTGATGCGAGACACATCATTGGACACAAATGCTACGCCCTCTACGACGCTGAGCTTTGGAATTTCTCAATAATGGCGTCGAGTCTACATCGCGTCTGGATTGGAACGGTTTGCGCGCGTATGCGCTCAGACTACTCTTATTCCAACACGCTAGGGTGGAATACCTTCCCGATTCCTGTACTCACCGAAAAGAACAAGGCCGACCTCACGCGCTGTGCCGAAAATATTGTGCTTGCTCGTGAGCATCATTTTCCCGCCACCATTGCCGACCTCTACGATCCAAAAGCCATGCCAGAAGATTTGCGCCAGGCGCACGAGCGCAACGACGAAGTGTTGGAACGCATTTATGTAGGTCGACGTTTCAAAAACGACACTGAGCGGTTGGAAAAGCTGTTCGACCTTTATACGAGGATGGCCGCTAAAGCCGATGCCACGCCGAAGCGGAAGCAAGGCGGTGCGGTATGAGATTCGCTTTGATCAACGACGAAAGAACAGATCCTCAACCCAAACTGCACGGGCATTGTCCTCATTGTGGCGAAGAAGTTATATCCAAATGCGGCAAAGTAAAAATTTGGCATTGGGCGCACAAGTCAACGATGGTCTGTGATCCGTGGTGGGAGAATGAGACCGAGTGGCATCGTGCATGGAAGGATAATTTCCCAAAAGAGTGGCAGGAAATATCCGCTGTCGATGCAGGAACGGGTGAAACGCACATCGCAGACGTGAAAACCTCTCATGGCTTGACCGTAGAATTTCAGCATTCCCCAATGCCATTAGAAGAACTGATGGCAAGAGAGAGTTTCTACGGAAACATGATCTGGATTGTTGATGGGCTAAGAAGTGACCTCGACATTAGCTATTTTCAACTGGGTCTTGGACGCACCCCCGTTCAAACGAATCCTCTCGCATACGGATTTGCATGGTACGGACGTAGCAGAATCATGCATAACTGGTCAGATGCTAAATCTCGTGTGTTTATAGATTTTGGGAACAGCCTGACCAAAGGCCCTCCAGTTGTTTGGAGGTTGGTCTTCTTTGATAAGGAACAAAAACGAGGAGCTGTCGGACCTTATCCGAAGCATCTATTGGTCAAAGCAATCTTGCAGGGACAAGAAATAGGAGTCACCTGCTTACCCACACAGGAAGGCAATATGGCGACACCAGAATCGGAAAGCCGGAGCGAAAATATATGACCGACATCAAAACCATTCCCTCCATTTCTGTCACCTACGCGCATAACGGATATTCGACGAAAGCGAACGCGCTGGGCATGCGTCCCATGCAGGAGAAAGCGTATGAGAGGCGCGGCGAACAATTTCTGCTCATCAAGTCACCGCCAGCGTCGGGAAAGAGCCGTGCGCTGATGTTCATTGCGCTCGATAAGCTCGTGCATCAGGGGATAAAGCAAGCGATCATCGTTGTTCCCGAGCGGTCGATCGGCACCAGCTTTCACGACGAGTCCTTGACCAAATTCGGCTTCTGGGCGGACTGGCATGTGGAACCAAAGTGGAACCTCTGCAACGCTCCGGGTGGCGAGAACGGCGGCAAGGTGAAGGCAGTCGGAGCGTTTCTTGCAAGCGCAGACGAGGTGTTGGTTTGTACCCACGCAACGTTCCGCTTCGCGGTCGATGAGTATGGCGTTGAAGCGTTCGACGGCCGTCTGATTGCCGTAGATGAGTTCCACCACGTCTCGTCCAATCCAGACAACAAGCTCGGCCTGCACCTGAGCCAGTTCCTCGCCCGCAATCGCGTGCATCTTGTAGCGATGACCGGGTCGTACTTCCGTGGCGACGCCGAGGCCGTGTTGACTCCGCTTGAAGAAGCGAAGTTCGATACAGTTACCTATACCTACTACGAGCAGCTCAATGGCTACGAGCACCTGAAGCAGCTCGATATGGGCTATTTCTTTTACAGCGGATCATATGTCGATGACATCCTGAACGTGCTCGACTCCTCGGAGAAAACAATCATCCATATCCCAAATGTCAATTCGCGCGAGAGCACGAAAGACAAAATAAGGGAGGTGGAGCACATTATCGGAGCTTTAGGTGAATGGCAGGGCGTGGATGATGCGACAGGCTTC
This is a stretch of genomic DNA from Granulicella sp. WH15. It encodes these proteins:
- a CDS encoding competence protein CoiA family protein, translated to MRFALINDERTDPQPKLHGHCPHCGEEVISKCGKVKIWHWAHKSTMVCDPWWENETEWHRAWKDNFPKEWQEISAVDAGTGETHIADVKTSHGLTVEFQHSPMPLEELMARESFYGNMIWIVDGLRSDLDISYFQLGLGRTPVQTNPLAYGFAWYGRSRIMHNWSDAKSRVFIDFGNSLTKGPPVVWRLVFFDKEQKRGAVGPYPKHLLVKAILQGQEIGVTCLPTQEGNMATPESESRSENI